The DNA window agattatttagtatattattttattttcttattacttaaatatatatattttttcttctcatgaaaaaatattaatatgaagTTCTCCCCCcctatttatttttcatatatggaagggaataaaatatataagttgatattgaaaaaaatatatatattatataatattatatgtatttaaaatgatacattttaaataatatatatatatatatatatatatttttttttttatttgttaattttaatttttttttgtaaggaaaatattgattatattcttataaattcatatatatagtttaaaaaaaaaaatagaaaggtattatatatacaataatattaatttgtaAATGTAACAGAATGTATGCCaccatatgaaaaaaaaaaaatatatatatattatatgtatataaatgtgtaacatatattatatatattattgtgaattataataaaaagaataaaatatattaattgttaaatataaataggtataatttaatttttttttttttttttttttttttataagacgTCTTTCTTATTATCAAATTGTATTTTTAtccatttaaaaatatataattgttctttaaagaatataaaagaaatttctgatttttttttttttttaatttgtttaaatctaaaaatgaaaaatataaccaGTTTTtcgtttttcttttttgatttttctgtttaatttttctgtttaatttttctttttaatttttacttttttttttttttccttttttttttttttaagatgtATTATGAAAGATGTAGATGTTCAGAATTTGTTCTTGGGTTTCAAAGTTATTCCTTAAGAACAAAgagaacaaaaataaaatataaaaataaaaaatgtaaaggGGTTGATGAATTGAATTTTAGTGTGGATATGTGTgaagaagaatatataaataaaaatgtatcatcttattattatagttatgaaaatgaatataataatatagctagtaaatttgaaaaaataaaaaagttaaGTCATccaaatatatgtacatattatcatatgagtagaacaaataataattatattttatgttctGAATATTATACTTTATCTTTATATGACCTTTTGAATGATGAAGATATTAATTGTGTAAAttttaaatgttttaaaaaaatatttaacaaaaatatatataataaaaataaaaatgtatataacatatataataatataaaacatcctatatataataataataataatattaatatgattgataaaaaaggaaagaaaaaaaaaattattgataatatcattttaaataatattatttatcaaaTATTAAGTGCTGTTCAATATTTACATTCACACaatattacttttttaaatcttacaccacataatattttaattacaGATGAAGGACATATAAAATTACATAATTATTGTATATCTTATTTGTTTCATAATGGTGATTCTACGTCTacttataaagaaaataaacatgttcattattttaaaaataaattaaatgacCATATCATATccaaaaatgaaatatatgaagaacaaacaaataataataattatttcgataaattattaactggtcagaaaaaaaaaaattacaaaattaataatcacatgattttatatattgatcaatattttaaatattataatttttctcaTAACATATTATACCATGTTCCATTCTTattgttttttaatttattgcAGAATGAAAATATACACTTTATATATGATGTGTATAGACATATAGATATTTTCAACATaggaattataataattcaaatcgTAAATGGATTATTAAACTTTTCATTCATCTTAGAAAACTTTATTTACTTTTATCATCTCCAAAAACTTACTGACATATCATATGATGATAATCGTGCAAAGGAATATAAACAAactaaaaaatgtattaacaATAAACTAAaagatataacaaataaatttaaacaaAAGGATATAAACTCCTTTAGTGATTCAGCTTTATATATCAAACCAAATATACTACCTtctaaagaaaaaagaaaaactataaatataaaaggtagtcatacatataaacataaatcaAATCAACAAATACATAATGAACAAAACAATCAAaccatgaaaaaaaaaaaaattaaccgtgaacattataaaaaaaaaacaaacaaaattaataaagaaCAACACACTATTGAacaaatatatcaatatgcTTTATTGCTTAGAAGAAAAATAGTTGatattaaagaagaaaaaaaaacaaataataaatatatcaaaacgAATTATACAAACAATGTAAAAACCAAACAAACAAACATAttaactaaaaaaaaaaatgctaTAGATTCTTCTAAAAATGAAGTTATTTCCTCTACAAGTTTTAATATAagtgaaaataaaaagtttaagtttttcttttttaagacatctgaaaaaaatgatactttatttaaaatacaaaatgttTTTATCCTCATAATATAcatgaaattattttatatttattattatttaaaatattataaaaataaaaaaaataaagaaataagcCTATTAAACGTAAATATACAGGACATATTCAAAAGGCTATGTAAAcacaaattaaataaatattcttatCAATCGAAATACAGACATCACATAAATAAgttgaaaagaaaaagttataataacatcatatatgaaataataaaaaatatgattgaatattttctaaattgtaaagtaaatatttcttttattaaactTATTGAAAATATGTACTCAGAATTTTTTActattcatttattaaaatcgaatttaagaaatatattttcttctgatcaaaataaacaaaacGGAAATGAAAAAACGTTATTTCTAAATCTTTTACATAAgtgtttattattaaataactTTCAATGTACCTCAACATCTTTGTTatctcattattattttttttataatgttaatattaataaacataaaaattgtttagaaataaattatacaGGAAAAGATACCTTTAATATTCCGACAAATATGTCACTATTAGAAAATACAACTATcacaaatgaaaatatgttAATGAATAAGGCTaatagtataaataatattatagcgAATGCATGTACAAGTCATATTAATACAACTAAccattttcaaaatatttcccataataataacaataataataataataataatagtgatttatattttaattctaatattaaaaatgataatcaaCACATTAcagatacaaataataacttaattataaataacgaatcgaaacatatatttaatcatatcttattaaatcaaaatgatgataatataacttTTAATTCAAACTCTGTGAGGGAAATACCACCTGAACATGTTcaggaaataaataaattaagcCAAGAAGAGCTagccaaaaaaaattattacaatCCATATTTGGTGGATTATCTTTTGAATGTCAGTAAATGGAATGAATGGaaagataaatattttataaataaaaaggatatattttattggtttcaaatgttatataatataaattataatgaagaaTTAATGAATGTTAATTCTTTTCTTAAGTCTcctaatatattaaaaataccATATGTACTTTATAAGAGGAAAGATGGAACATATAATGACATGtcacttttttctttttacaaattgtatcttttaaaaaaatatgacagtaatatattatttaacgTTTATGAAAATGTATcaacttttaaaaaaatatcaaaaggaaaatataagaatatcaaaaagataataaaacatgaaattaattatatcaaagggagtgaaaaaaaaagtgtatACACGTGTGTACCAAGAAAAAAGTGTGGAAAtgataaagaaattatatatataagtaccTATGAACTGTTGAAAAATAAGAGattaaaaattttcaaaaataacatgtttaaaaaatatatgtgcatGTCAAACAACGATGGTGATATTTCCGacgtaataaataaaaaaaaagaaataactGAATTATGggagaataaaaaaaaaatacatgtatatgaacaggaatataatataacaaagaaaggaagaaaaagaaaaaaaaaaaaaaaaaaaaaaagaattcctttatgggaaaataaaaatatagtcactcaaagtaataataaaaataaaagtatgaataattataCCCATGAAAAAACAGATAATATGTACAATTCttataatgaatatgatgctataaatcataattatgatgatgatttatttatttcatccaatttttttaatatttcctttaatattaataataaacattcATATCCTTTATTTAATGACTACAACCTAAATACAGTtggaatatatttaaacgaattttatgatataataaaagatgcttattcatttattaggAAAAATGAGAATTCTATAAATCCTAAATCAAGTTGTATTTATACaaatagttttttttttatttatcaatttaaattacatattaaatataacgaattattaaaatttaatcCTCTTGATACCTTAACATtaattaaagaaataaaatcaGGTTACCCATGTAATATGAGGaatgttatttatttaattttacttaattataattaccatatcttattaaaaaaatcatatgagaaaaaagaaaaaatcaaAGATCAAATTGGTTGTATATTAATttctaaaaataaacatgtagacaaaaatgaaataataatttattcaaataatagTAATGTAAAGTATTGTAtgtattcaaaaaaatataattataaacataataataataataatatattattattatttaatatatttaaagacaAATGGATACATGATAATGATCTGATTGGTAGTTTGAAATTTCAAAAAAAGTTAATAaacttattaatattaataaatataaaattaaatattcagaataaatatttgaaatatttatttattccaattattttattatattataataatatatatataagttataaatgtataaagaaaattttgcaaaaatatttaatagacttttataataatatttattataggaatgaatatatatatatttttaatagtcttttaaattattaccTTCCGGAATTATCCATGTGGttttttaagaataatataaatataatcaaaattataaaaagttGGATATACTCTTTATTTTGTGCCTTTTTTgatttacaaaatatttatttattattagacaatattttaatacaGCCATcgtcatatataatatttatttgtattagtATATTAATGTCtttgaaaaaatatcttatgaatattacaacaaatgaaaatatatacaaaaaagttttttccttatcaaaattaattaatctgaattttattttaaatacttCAAGTACTCTTTTTGAAAGGTGTCCTAAATATTATCTTCTATTTCCGTTCCATTTACAAATAGAAGGATCatatatgaatgaaaaatcaatattatttgataaaggaggtaatgaaaatataagtaatcatataaattacaTATCTCATTTAATTAGTGATAAAAAATGGATTAGATATTATGTTCATAGATATacctttaaaatatatatcaaaaataaaaataaaaaatttatatgtattaataacaAGACACCTTTTATCCATATGGACTACAAAACGGCAGACAcaaatgaaattaataataataataattacacAAATGAGTCATTTaaagtttttaaaaaaagttataaatCAAATGAATCATTAAAgctaaaaaattattataaatactttttaaaatgttataaaacaaataaacacaaaaaaaatgtaaatgaattcatttattataaaaagggGAATTTGAAAAATTGTGAACAAAGAAAGACAAAggtaaataaacaaaaaaataaaataaaaaataataataataataatatatatatatataataatgggCTAGCCAAAAATGTGAacaatcataataatatgaataattcaTATCATGAGCTAGCCAAAAATATAagcaataaaaataatatatataatacatattatgaACTAGccaaaaatatgaacaataaaaaaaaaaaaaaaaaaaaaaggtttaAAAATGTGGACATAGTTAAATTGAGTAATTTCCCAATTTTCCCATTTCTTGATATAagacatatattaaatgatttcTGTATAGATGATTATATAATAGTTGATATGCGTTCTCTAGaaaactttaaaaaaaaaaaatttaaatcatCTGTACAtgttaatacatttttaattaattttaaaaaaggcACATACAAGAATTACATTGATGATACAtcatatgatgaaaattttaCATTGAAGACTATTCTTCttgtatttaataattcGATATTAGATTATGAtgctatatataattttttaaatttaaaaataaaatatataactatattATATGGTGGATTTACAAACGCCTTGAGTATCTTACCCGCAACATATTTTACATAGGTTAAACAAATAGCTGCACTTATAAAATACAACAAAATaagacaaaataaaaatatatcaaattaaATAGAATGTgtctttaatatttatatatttattatacttGACATTGGAAAATTTTGTATATCTTAAGTAAGATATAATTTATAGTAATGTAttttatacttatataattattatttgtccatgtatataaacataaatatatgtatatatatatatatatatatatatatatatatatatatatatatttatttatttataatatttcttgattgtttttttttattttttttttttgttaaaaaatttttaagtgGGTTATAACATAAGGacttaaataaatatgtaatgatttaaaagaatattgTTTCCCCCatgaattttaatttaatatgcaacatatttatatgtgtatatatctGTATTTTTATGTGTAATGTATATTCCCttaatgtttttttcttGGTCTTGAGAAAAAAttctaaatttataatatcataattattctGTATTCGGATAAACATACATTACttaacaaaaattaaaaatttttcttttttggggtctataatataaatatcaaaaaaaaaagatatatataaatcaaattttaatgttttttttttttttttttttctttctttttgatTTCATgaatttttgtaatataattaattcagGAACTTCAATTGTGTGTATTAAATATtagcacatatatatatatatatatatatatatacattttataaatgatgagaaaaataaaagtgataagattttatgaaataaaaaaaaaaaaaaaaaaatagttcaaataaataaaagatttcatttttaataattactcttatatatatatatatatatatatatatatatatatatatatatataatattattaaaacaattttatttaaagacttggtaaaatatattttcataatttatcgtattttattattcttaatatttaaaaaaatatccaATGTGCACaaacacataatatatatacataaataaatttatattttttaattattttcctatatttttttttattaatttttcttttagccttgacatttttttttcccaatTATCTGtatcatttaatttgtttttaataCTTGAATGTTTCCTACCATGTATATCAtttgaattatatacatatctaTCTTTATCTGTGTGTTCATAATGTGTATTTTCatcatgtattttttttacagaataattattattattttcattaatataaGATCGTTTCTTATTTACATTAGAATCAATTCCATTAcatcttttttttgatatatcaaAAGAGttgaaattttttatacttttaaaTGATGAATTTAAATCATGATCTCTATCTATATCTCTTTCTCTATATCTTTCTCTATCTACATCTCTATCTCTATCTATATCTCTTTCTCTATATCTTTCTCTATCTATATCTCTTTCTCTTTCTCTATTTCTATCTCTTTCTATATCTCTTTCTCTATCTATATCTCTTTCTCTATTTCTATCTCTTTCTATATCCCTTTCTCTATCCATATATCTATCTCTATCTCTATCTCGGTCTCGATCCCTTTCTATATTTCTTTCTCTATATCTTTCTATATCTCTATGTCTATCCATTTCTCTCAAACTTTCTCTATTCCTATTCATTTCTCTATCTCTTTCCATATTCCTTTCTCTTTCTCTTTCCATATTTCTTTCTCGTTCTCTATCCATATCTCTTTCCCTTTCTCTATTTCTGTCCATTTCTCTTTCTCTTTCTCTATTTCTGTCCATTTCTCTTTCTCTTTCTCTATTTCTGTCCATTTCTCTTTCTCTTTCTCTATTTTTGTCCATTTCTCTTTCTCTTTCTCTATTCCTATTCATTTCTCTTTCTCTATCCATATCTCTTTCTCtttctttatttctttccatttctctttctttatttctttcCATTTCTCTTTCTCtttctttatttctttcCATTTCTCTTTCTCTATCCATATTCCTTTCCTTTTCTCTATTTCTATCCATGTCTCGTTCTCTGTCCATTTCCCTTTCTCTTTCTCTTTCCctatttttttccatatgtCTTTCTCTATTCCTTTCCCTATCTCTATCCCATTCTTTTTCTCTGTCCCTGTCAATATGTTTTTCTCTATCTTTTTCCATTTGCTTTTCTCTGTCCCTTTccatttgtttttctttatctctttctatttgtttttctctttctttatttttatttctttctcTTTCTCTTTCTCTTTCCATTTCTGCTTGTTGTTTATCTTTTCGTTCATATTTGTTGGGTTCCCTTTCTCTTTCTCTATTTTTATCTCTATCTACATGatgattattatcattattatgtgtatattttttaaacgcaccatatgtattattataattggaataattattattattgttgttgttttttttcttgtctTCAAATTTGATCGATTCTCTTAATCTGTTGCTATGACTTACAGTACCTTCTATGTGATTATGTTCATTAATATCATTAGAATGTTTTTTATCTTTACCTTCTTTAATTACATCTTCTTTACTATAACTATTTGAATATTCTTTTCCATAATACACCTCACTTTTTAAGTTCTTTTTCTCATAA is part of the Plasmodium sp. gorilla clade G2 genome assembly, chromosome: 7 genome and encodes:
- a CDS encoding Rab GTPase activator and protein kinase, putative, which codes for MYYERCRCSEFVLGFQSYSLRTKRTKIKYKNKKCKGVDELNFSVDMCEEEYINKNVSSYYYSYENEYNNIASKFEKIKKLSHPNICTYYHMSRTNNNYILCSEYYTLSLYDLLNDEDINCVNFKCFKKIFNKNIYNKNKNVYNIYNNIKHPIYNNNNNINMIDKKGKKKKIIDNIILNNIIYQILSAVQYLHSHNITFLNLTPHNILITDEGHIKLHNYCISYLFHNGDSTSTYKENKHVHYFKNKLNDHIISKNEIYEEQTNNNNYFDKLLTGQKKKNYKINNHMILYIDQYFKYYNFSHNILYHVPFLLFFNLLQNENIHFIYDVYRHIDIFNIGIIIIQIVNGLLNFSFILENFIYFYHLQKLTDISYDDNRAKEYKQTKKCINNKLKDITNKFKQKDINSFSDSALYIKPNILPSKEKRKTINIKGSHTYKHKSNQQIHNEQNNQTMKKKKINREHYKKKTNKINKEQHTIEQIYQYALLLRRKIVDIKEEKKTNNKYIKTNYTNNVKTKQTNILTKKKNAIDSSKNEVISSTSFNISENKKFKFFFFKTSEKNDTLFKIQNVFILIIYMKLFYIYYYLKYYKNKKNKEISLLNVNIQDIFKRLCKHKLNKYSYQSKYRHHINKLKRKSYNNIIYEIIKNMIEYFLNCKVNISFIKLIENMYSEFFTIHLLKSNLRNIFSSDQNKQNGNEKTLFLNLLHKCLLLNNFQCTSTSLLSHYYFFYNVNINKHKNCLEINYTGKDTFNIPTNMSLLENTTITNENMLMNKANSINNIIANACTSHINTTNHFQNISHNNNNNNNNNNSDLYFNSNIKNDNQHITDTNNNLIINNESKHIFNHILLNQNDDNITFNSNSVREIPPEHVQEINKLSQEELAKKNYYNPYLVDYLLNVSKWNEWKDKYFINKKDIFYWFQMLYNINYNEELMNVNSFLKSPNILKIPYVLYKRKDGTYNDMSLFSFYKLYLLKKYDSNILFNVYENVSTFKKISKGKYKNIKKIIKHEINYIKGSEKKSVYTCVPRKKCGNDKEIIYISTYELLKNKRLKIFKNNMFKKYMCMSNNDGDISDVINKKKEITELWENKKKIHVYEQEYNITKKGRKRKKKKKKKRIPLWENKNIVTQSNNKNKSMNNYTHEKTDNMYNSYNEYDAINHNYDDDLFISSNFFNISFNINNKHSYPLFNDYNLNTVGIYLNEFYDIIKDAYSFIRKNENSINPKSSCIYTNSFFFIYQFKLHIKYNELLKFNPLDTLTLIKEIKSGYPCNMRNVIYLILLNYNYHILLKKSYEKKEKIKDQIGCILISKNKHVDKNEIIIYSNNSNVKYCMYSKKYNYKHNNNNNILLLFNIFKDKWIHDNDLIGSLKFQKKLINLLILINIKLNIQNKYLKYLFIPIILLYYNNIYISYKCIKKILQKYLIDFYNNIYYRNEYIYIFNSLLNYYLPELSMWFFKNNINIIKIIKSWIYSLFCAFFDLQNIYLLLDNILIQPSSYIIFICISILMSLKKYLMNITTNENIYKKVFSLSKLINLNFILNTSSTLFERCPKYYLLFPFHLQIEGSYMNEKSILFDKGGNENISNHINYISHLISDKKWIRYYVHRYTFKIYIKNKNKKFICINNKTPFIHMDYKTADTNEINNNNNYTNESFKVFKKSYKSNESLKLKNYYKYFLKCYKTNKHKKNVNEFIYYKKGNLKNCEQRKTKVNKQKNKIKNNNNNNIYIYNNGLAKNVNNHNNMNNSYHELAKNISNKNNIYNTYYELAKNMNNKKKKKKKRFKNVDIVKLSNFPIFPFLDIRHILNDFCIDDYIIVDMRSLENFKKKKFKSSVHVNTFLINFKKGTYKNYIDDTSYDENFTLKTILLVFNNSILDYDAIYNFLNLKIKYITILYGGFTNALSILPATYFT